The Pecten maximus chromosome 10, xPecMax1.1, whole genome shotgun sequence region AATCGTGGACTTTGAAGACCACAAGCTTAAGTTCCTGGTATAATAGTCCGTCCATTTTAAGCTCCAACTAATATTAAAACAGACACTAAGAACTAAGCAGTGTACATACTTACAACACctaaacacacacaacaaaattTTCTTGGTCTTAATTCAGAAATGGCCATTTGTCTGGCGTGTCTACATCAGACAAATGGGGCTATTAATTGTCAGACTCGTTCAACAAGGATTTGATCTGTTGAACTTTGACCTGTTTTCGACTTGTATATAAGTCAGTATGACTAATATAAAATTGACTGTTGTGTTGGTACAGAGTATTTGATTTATACTTCAGAAGGATCAGAATCAATCGGAAGTTCAGGAAATCCTTCCTTCGTCCTGGTGACTTTAATTGTCCCCAGAGTCAAACCGTCGCTCATGAAGTCTTCAGAGTTAACGTCAAATTCATGAGTGATTCTAACAGTCTCatgtgactgtttcatttcctCAATGACATTCTTACTCTGTTTGACTGCTTCAATTCCTCGCTGGTAAGAAGTAATAACCTGGACCGGGTCATCTGAAGCTAACGCTGCCTCTGTTGACGCTCTGGCAGCCTCCATTTCAGACTTCATGGAGAGACATTGTTCCATCTTTGCTTGTATCTGATTCCTTTGCTCTCTAACATTCTGATGGACTCTGTCTGTAAGTTCCTGTTGTAATTTATCCAGTCGTTCATCAAACTCTGCTCTCAGATTCTGGGAAGTTTGCAGGAGATGTCCTTTATGATCGGACAACAGCTGTAGTCTTCGTCCATAATCACTGATGAGCGCTTCAATGTCACTTGCTAAAGAAGCAGCAGAATTTTCAACTTGACCATCAGAATCCCGATTTTCTAAAACTGGTGTCGCTGAAACATCAGCACCAGAACTGCCAGCAATTTCTACATCAGTGACTGTAGTTGGGTTTTCTGTTTCTTCACCAGATGGCTCTGTTGGCTCTGCAGAAGGCTGCTGAGAACCAGAACTATTATTACCATTTGAGCCGTTTCCTTTCCTCCTGTTTTTTCTTCCTCTCGGCATTATGATTTAGATTACCATCAAGTTTATctgtagataaaacaaaaatatgtataccAATCAGAACAAATGTGTAATctactaaaaaaaattaagctAACATGATATTTGgttttaataaaattatcaatatcattttatgATCAATCTAACATGAGTTCTAAGAGCATAGTGCACATCATTGGGACTCAAATTAATCAATGCAAATCAAAGGATTAAGATCTATAAACTAGTGTGTAATCCCTAGATGACTTCTTTTATCATTAGCTTATTCACTGGTtcgccgctctaccgactgagctaaagggaaattaaTTCCTCCTTGTGCGAAACTAAGGTGACCatatcactatgtacactatttacaattaaaacttgcCACACTACTCTCCCCTTTTCAAATCTGTTCACCCTCGGACACACATTAACCCGGGTTTTATCTCCAATGAAGCCGGGCCCCCATTCTCCTATAGCTTGTACTTGGGAGTGGTCAACGGCACCAAATGTAACAACAGTGTGGTTCCAAGGGGGATCGAACCCGTAACCCTTACTGGTCTGCCGCTCTACTTACCGAGCTAATTTAAAGggaaatcccccccccccccccccccatgagGCAAGAAGGCGACATATCACCATGTACACCATTAACAATTAAAACATGCCACAATTGTAATCGTTTGGTCAGTAATGAATGCATTCGAAATAGATGCAGAATTATTATTGGGGAATGTGTTTTACAACAACTGAACAGGGACTATGGGGGCCACAGCTTTTTATCACTTATGTGGTACAATCTAACAATCTAATTTATCTGAGCTGTGGTTATTTTTAGAATTAACTTATAGGCCTAGCCTTATATATCTTGTTTATAGGCCTATTATCATGCAGAGAATATCATTATTACTGTCACGCGCTAAAATGTGACGTGGatatattataaaactttaTCGTGAAGTATAAGATAGCCTAAAGGAAAGAAATCTCTCTTCCCACGCACTCTCATTGTCTGGAACCTGCTTGACGAGAAGACTGTCAATAACACTTTCAAGGTCTCAGTCATTGCTTGACTCCAGCAATACTAAGTGTCATGCACCCTCCCCCCTTCTCCTCCCATATGCATTAAATGACCCCGCATTGTAAGTATATAGACAACTCACTAAGCATTACTTTCAATTTCCAATTGCTTTATACACTGACAATTT contains the following coding sequences:
- the LOC117336448 gene encoding uncharacterized protein LOC117336448 produces the protein MPRGRKNRRKGNGSNGNNSSGSQQPSAEPTEPSGEETENPTTVTDVEIAGSSGADVSATPVLENRDSDGQVENSAASLASDIEALISDYGRRLQLLSDHKGHLLQTSQNLRAEFDERLDKLQQELTDRVHQNVREQRNQIQAKMEQCLSMKSEMEAARASTEAALASDDPVQVITSYQRGIEAVKQSKNVIEEMKQSHETVRITHEFDVNSEDFMSDGLTLGTIKVTRTKEGFPELPIDSDPSEV